GCATCACTTTGTTAATTAATTGACTTCGATTCAAAGCTAAAGAGAAAGCCAACCGTAAGTTACGATTCTTGAAGACGCCTTTACGTTGGTTGTATTGCAGATACTCTGTTGCGGCTAGTGGCCGTTTAACAGCATCTTTACTCTTCCCAAGTTGTTTGGCTTGTTCACCAACAAGACTGATTAAATCAAGTTTGCCAGATTGAAACAGGTTATATGCTGTGCTTGGCGATTTGGCAACTGTGTAATTGATCTGAGAAAGTTTGACTGCTTTTTTATCCCAATACTGATTATTTTTAACCAGCTTCCAGGAGTCATTGGTTCCAGTCCAGCCAACGTTTTTGAATGGGCCGTTGTACACGGTGTATTTAGCGGATGTGCCGTACTTCTTACCGTATTTTTCGACAACTTTTTGATCAAGCGGGTAAAGCGTCTCACGCGCCATTACCATTTTGAAGTAGGTCGTTGGACGAGCGAGTTGAACTTTTAGTTGATATTTTCCATTTGCTTTCACACCTAACTTATTCGGTGAAAGTTTACCGTTCACAATTGCATCGGCATTTTTCACATTATCAAAAAGGTAAGTGTATTGACTGGCCGTTTTAGGATTGACCGCCCGTTGCCAAGAATAGACAAAATCTTTTGCGGTCACAGGATCGCCATTACTCCACTTGGCATTGTGACGAATGTTAATCGTGTATGTTTTTCCATCTTTAGAAATTTTTGTCTTGGTTGCCAGCGCAGGTTCCACATTTCCGTTTGCATCATAACGATACAAGCCTTCAAAAGTTTCATCAATTTGAATAAATGACGTTTTATCATAGATTTTTGACAAATCCAAGCTGGTAATCTCAGCTGTCGTGGATAAGCTGATCTTTTGATTTGATGCCAGCTTAGTCGACCCTTGATCGGAGCTCTTGGAGCCACATGCCGCCAGCAAGACTGTTGTTGCTAGAATACCAAGCGATAATAACGATCGTTTAATAACAGAAATACTCATAATGTTTCCCCGTTTCCTCATTGAATTTTAATATACTCAATCATAAACCTTTTAAACTTTATGTCAATATATGGTGATATTATGCATGAATATTCAGTATGCAACGTGGCGATGTGAGAATATGAAAAAGAGCCGCGTTTTTTCGCGACTCCTTCAGCTATTATTCTTCTATACATGGTCATCAAATGCTGATTTAAAACCAATTATCAATTAATTGGGGATTCTTCTCAAGTATCTGCAGTAAACGGCGAGCGGGTTTGCTTGGATGACTTTGACCGGTTTCCCATTTTTTGTAAGTCCGCAATGAGACATTCATGAACAATGCCATTTTGGTCTTATCAGCTGAAACAAGTTTTCTAATTCGAATGATATCTGCGGGTACATAATCAGGAATCGACAAAATGCTGGATTCAAATTTAGCCATTTTGATACCTCCAAAGTGTTAGTGTGCTAACCAATGTCTTCATAGTATCAAAAAATAAGCCTATTTAAAATTATTATCCTTTAAATAATCCCTTACTTGTGCCTCCCCGGAATACCTAAACCCACCAACAATCGCAACCCCGTCTCCAACGGCCGCCTTCAACGAACCAAGGGTATCCTCAAACGGCGTCGACACGCTAGTCGAAAATGGCACCACGCGATTGCCGGAGAAATCATTTTCCATAAACAAAGTGTTGAAGATCCGCGGCACCTGTCCATCCCAAGTCGGATAGCCAACAAAAATATAATCGTATTGGTGTAGATCGGGTATTGCAGTTTTGATGGCAACATCTGCTTTGTCTCGCATTTGCTGCATACCAACTTTGGAGTACTTGTCGTAACCAGCTGGATATGGTGTCTTGGGTTCCAGTCTGATGATGTCTGAATGGGTATATTTTTGA
Above is a genomic segment from Lentilactobacillus buchneri containing:
- a CDS encoding peptide ABC transporter substrate-binding protein; this encodes MSISVIKRSLLSLGILATTVLLAACGSKSSDQGSTKLASNQKISLSTTAEITSLDLSKIYDKTSFIQIDETFEGLYRYDANGNVEPALATKTKISKDGKTYTINIRHNAKWSNGDPVTAKDFVYSWQRAVNPKTASQYTYLFDNVKNADAIVNGKLSPNKLGVKANGKYQLKVQLARPTTYFKMVMARETLYPLDQKVVEKYGKKYGTSAKYTVYNGPFKNVGWTGTNDSWKLVKNNQYWDKKAVKLSQINYTVAKSPSTAYNLFQSGKLDLISLVGEQAKQLGKSKDAVKRPLAATEYLQYNQRKGVFKNRNLRLAFSLALNRSQLINKVMQNGSIVSKGFVPADFAKNPKTGEDFAKEAYVPGTVDHDAAKAKQYYKKALSQLGKKNLTIKLLSADDDQTKDVIEFIQSELQETLPGLKVESSSIPFASMLARASAGNFEVNFTGWSADFADPISFLSQFTSNNPENNGKWSSQAFDQAIKDSNNKDANNATKRWQDLINAEKILATDQGITPIYQANGIDLVNPKLKGVVYDRINGHYDYRTAYLTK
- a CDS encoding flavodoxin; translation: MTKSLIIYFSLSGTTKTAAETIQKYTHSDIIRLEPKTPYPAGYDKYSKVGMQQMRDKADVAIKTAIPDLHQYDYIFVGYPTWDGQVPRIFNTLFMENDFSGNRVVPFSTSVSTPFEDTLGSLKAAVGDGVAIVGGFRYSGEAQVRDYLKDNNFK
- a CDS encoding helix-turn-helix domain-containing protein; its protein translation is MAKFESSILSIPDYVPADIIRIRKLVSADKTKMALFMNVSLRTYKKWETGQSHPSKPARRLLQILEKNPQLIDNWF